In Uranotaenia lowii strain MFRU-FL chromosome 2, ASM2978415v1, whole genome shotgun sequence, one genomic interval encodes:
- the LOC129745074 gene encoding fungus-induced protein 1-like: MCKTIFAVLLCVLALVISSLAKPHGSHERRGGYGYDGYGHGGHGYGGYGYGGPGGYGYGGHGAPAVIVGGGVRPGSAVIVAPARPAVVAVRPPVILG; this comes from the exons atgtGTAAGACC ATATTTGCAGTCCTACTGTGCGTTTTGGCACTGGTTATTTCGAGCTTAGCTAAACCTCATGGCTCCCATGAACGCCGAGGAGGTTATGGTTATGACGGGTATGGACACGGTGGACATGGATATGGAGGTTATGGTTATGGTGGGCCCGGTGGATACGGATACGGAGGTCACGGGGCACCAGCGGTCATCGTTGGCGGAGGTGTGCGTCCTGG atctGCTGTAATAGTAGCGCCAGCGCGTCCTGCAGTTGTCGCTGTTCGACCACCTGTTATTCTAGGCTAA
- the LOC129744288 gene encoding neuropeptide-like protein 30: MLKLILACVLLLVAMSSGTPQFSYGGYGGYGGYGGYGGYRSNGGYGGYGGYGGGRGYGGYGGYGGYGGYGGRPNSYQRPIAPLPLFG; encoded by the exons ATGTTGAAGTTG ATTCTCGCCTGTGTGCTTTTACTAGTAGCAATGAGCTCTGGCACTCCTCAATTCAGCTATGGAGGTTATGGTGGCTATGGAGGCTACGGAGGTTACGGAGGTTATCGAAGCAATGGAGGATATGGGGGTTATGGAGGTTACGGAGGTGGTCGCGGATATGGTGGCTACGGAGGGTATGGCGGTTATGGAGGGTATGGAGGAAGACCAAATTC ATATCAACGGCCCATAGCTCCATTACCATTATTTGGTTAa